A single Argentina anserina chromosome 7, drPotAnse1.1, whole genome shotgun sequence DNA region contains:
- the LOC126801576 gene encoding elicitor-responsive protein 3-like, translated as MPIGTLEVLLVDAKGLDNNDFMADMDPYVLLTVRSQEKKSTVVSAQGSNPEWNETFLFTISDDSVDLHLKIMDKDNFSADDYVGEAIISLEPVFEEGSLLPTVYNVVNQEKEYRGGIKVGLKFTPGDEQERREYGSGQGAEAEESYGGWKQSGYSEE; from the exons ATGCCTATTGGGACACTTGAAGTTCTTCTTGTTGATGCCAAAGGCCTCGACAACAATGATTTTATGG CTGACATGGATCCCTATGTCCTTTTGACTGTACGTTCCCAAGAGAAGAAAAGCACTGTGGTCTCAG CTCAAGGCTCTAACCCAGAATGGAATGAGACTTTTCTATTCACCATCTCGGACGATTCTGTGGACCTTCACTTGAAAATAATGGATAAGGACAACTTCAGTGCAGATGATTATGTTGGAGAAGCAAT CATTTCTTTGGAGCCTGTTTTTGAAGAAGGAAGCCTTTTGCCAACTGTATACAATGTTGTCAATCAGGAGAAGGAATATCGTGGAGGGATTAAAGTTGGACTCAAATTCACTCCCGGGGATGAGCAAGAG AGAAGGGAGTATGGTTCTGGACAGGGAGCTGAAGCAGAGGAGAGCTATGGTGGATGGAAACAATCTGGTTACAGTGAGGAGTAG
- the LOC126803132 gene encoding uncharacterized protein LOC126803132, translated as MMQYIDYATKCQLSIYSEEFQTIKLRKRADWSHKCNRTTVTPRRLHFLGESSKTLPSYQVTFPDESSNLEESTTMSMPEDSTEFTDIEMNMEAGQAGIDKEPQNLSSDLEALIHVDSDEYHFLHQ; from the exons ATGATGCAATATATTGATTATGCTACAAAATGCCAGCTCTCAATATACTCAGAA GAATTTCAAACCATCAAACTCAGAAAGAGAGCTGATTGGTCCCACAAGTGTAATAGAACTACAGTTACCCCTAGGAGACTTCACTTTTTAGGGGAGAGTTCAAAGACACTGCCTTCTTATCAGG TAACTTTTCCCGATGAAAGCTCCAACTTAGAGGAAAGCACTACCATGTCTATGCCTGAGGATAGTACTGAATTTACTGATATAGAGATGAACATGGAAGCTGGCCAAGCTGGGATTGACAAAGAACCCCAAAATTTGAGCAGTGACCTAGAGGCATTGATACATGTAGATTCAGATGAGTATCATTTTCTCCACCAATGA
- the LOC126802106 gene encoding digalactosyldiacylglycerol synthase 2, chloroplastic — MTDDWMDKKRNIAIFTTASLPWMTGTAVNPLFRAAYLARDGERTVSLVVPWLSLKDQKRVYPNNITFDLPAEQEIYIRHWLHERTGFGSEFSLLFYPGKFSLDKRSILAVGDISDVIPDEKADIAILEEPEHLTWYHHGKRWKIKFRLVIGIIHTNYLEYVRREKNGRMQAFLLKYLNNWVVGIYCHKVIRLSAATQEYPQSIICNVHGVNPKFLEIGKKKLEQQQNGIQAFSKGAYYIGKMVWSKGYKELLRLLQDHQKELAGLEVDLYGTGEDSDQVQVAAEKLELAVRVHPGRDHADHIFHDYKVFLNPSTTDVVCTTTAEALAMGKIVVCSDHPSNEFFKQFPNCRTYENGDGFVKLTQQALAEQPAQLTEAQRHELSWAAATERFLSCAELEKASTAKLSKAPSSNFMSTSLNLRGKMDTASAYVHHVASGFEVTRRIFGAIPRSMQPDEEQCKELGLAEPAGKQGSGK, encoded by the exons ATGACTGATGATTGGATGGATAAGAAGCGGAATATTGCGATTTTCACGACTGCGAGCCTTCCATGGATGACAGGGACTGCTGTCAATCCTTTGTTCCGTGCGGCGTATCTTGCGAGAGATGGGGAGAGGACTGTTAGTTTGGTTGTGCCTTGGTTGTCTTTGAAGGATCAGAAGCGTGTGTATCCGAACAACATCACATTTGACTTACCGGCTGAGCAAGAGATTTATATTCGTCACTGGCTTCATGAGAGGACTGGATTCGGATCTGAGTTCAGTTTGCTTTTTTATCCTGGAAAG TTTTCCTTAGACAAACGGAGCATTCTTGCAGTCGGAGATATTTCTGATGTAATTCCTGATGAAAAGGCGGATATTGCTATCCTTGAGGAACCTGAGCACCTGACGTGGTATCATCATGGGAAGAGATGGAAAATTAAGTTCAGGCTGGTTATAGGAATCATCCACACTAATTATTTGGAATATGTGAGGAGGGagaagaatggaagaatgcaAGCATTTTTGCTGAAATATCTAAATAATTGGGTTGTCggtatatactgtcataag GTAATCAGATTATCTGCTGCCACCCAAGAGTATCCTCAGTCGATCATTTGCAATGTACATGGTGTCAACCCCAAGTTTCTTGAGATAGGCAAGAAAAAGCTAGAGCAGCAACAAAATGGAATCCAGGCCTTCAGCAAAGGTGCCTACTATATTGGGAAAATGGTGTGGAGTAAAGGCTACAAGGAGCTGCTCAGGCTTCTTCAAGACCATCAAAAGGAATTAGCtggacttgaggttgattTATATGGAACTGGGGAGGACTCTGATCAAGTTCAGGTAGCTGCTGAGAAATTGGAACTGGCTGTTAGAGTCCATCCTGGGCGTGATCATGCCGATCATATATTCCATGA ttaTAAAGTGTTTCTGAATCCAAGTACCACAGATGTCGTTTGCACGACCACAGCAGAAGCATTGGCAATGGGTAAAATTGTTGTATGTTCTGATCACCCCTCGAATGAGTTCTTCAAGCAGTTCCCAAATTGCCGAACATATGAGAATGGTGATGGGTTTGTCAAGCTCACACAGCAAGCACTGGCCGAACAGCCTGCACAGCTTACTGAGGCACAAAGGCATGAGCTTTCATGGGCGGCTGCCACTGAACGGTTTTTATCGTGTGCTGAGCTTGAAAAGGCATCGACAGCTAAACTGTCAAAAGCTCCTTCAAGTAACTTTATGTCTACGTCATTGAACTTGAGGGGTAAGATGGATACTGCGTCTGCATATGTGCATCATGTGGCATCTGGTTTTGAAGTGACACGGAGGATTTTTGGTGCAATCCCAAGGAGTATGCAACCAGATGAAGAGCAATGCAAGGAGCTTGGGCTTGCTGAACCTGCTGGCAAGCAAGGCTCAGGAAAATGA